In Clostridium sp. DL-VIII, the following proteins share a genomic window:
- a CDS encoding N-acetylmuramoyl-L-alanine amidase family protein, producing the protein MLKRANKVAALLIAAASMISMVPAMAADTQKLSTMDGTIESAVAFSDGKYLYQGYKSDDDDDGIYYNAGGKDKYLDDVEDSDLEGSYDTKYAFAKDGSDEYLIDLSNGSVTDDTTPSDNLDTATSKLRTNLRKTDRYGQLESSAINLERADKGPKFSDVWYSYEATPLDGADGKDYTFNGKLYGFTNQSGKYIDISTTANIYAYSSQKGKVVKIEDFTNDYTDVDNDSKLSATLAAAPELLTQDKDNFYVKVKVNIYDQAAGTGDLVGTTTAAAASIDGNAAVLTTHTYIQKISKAQGDKKDDAYIPKTVASYEVTKGVFDSGDADDAYSAIEGTDTFSVVNGQLLAINHSGDNVKVTSINLKKDKVKFESAKPTSFTSEKVDVYLAEKDDSDDVDVKDSGNAYDIDVNGNVWVVAKGKIYEFKNNEMTKVYSCDSSLDSISVYDADNLITWEDDGDIYSTVSESGSDTTPVDPAKTGWDKLADGTWNFYDSTGTKVVNKWVNDGGVWYYLKADGVMATSWLNDNGTWYFLNGSGAMKTGWINDNGTWYFLNSSGAMATGWVNDSGTWYFLKSSGAMATGWVNDNGTWYFLNSSGAMLANTTVDGYKLGASGAWIG; encoded by the coding sequence ATGTTAAAAAGAGCGAATAAAGTAGCAGCATTATTAATTGCAGCTGCATCTATGATATCAATGGTTCCAGCAATGGCTGCTGATACACAAAAATTAAGCACTATGGATGGTACTATTGAAAGTGCTGTAGCATTTAGTGATGGTAAATACTTATATCAAGGATATAAGAGCGATGATGATGATGATGGAATCTACTATAATGCAGGCGGTAAAGATAAGTATTTAGATGATGTTGAAGATTCTGATCTTGAAGGTTCATATGATACAAAATACGCTTTTGCAAAAGATGGAAGCGATGAATATCTAATTGACTTATCAAATGGATCTGTAACTGATGACACTACTCCATCTGATAACTTAGATACTGCAACATCAAAATTAAGAACAAATTTAAGAAAAACTGATAGATATGGACAATTAGAATCAAGTGCTATTAATTTAGAAAGAGCTGACAAAGGACCAAAATTTAGTGATGTATGGTACTCATATGAAGCTACTCCATTAGATGGCGCTGACGGAAAAGATTATACATTCAACGGTAAATTATATGGATTTACTAATCAATCAGGTAAATATATAGATATTTCTACTACAGCAAACATCTATGCTTACTCTTCACAAAAAGGTAAGGTAGTTAAAATAGAAGATTTCACTAACGACTATACTGATGTAGATAACGATAGTAAGTTATCAGCTACATTAGCTGCTGCTCCAGAACTTTTAACTCAAGATAAAGATAATTTCTACGTTAAGGTAAAAGTTAATATATATGACCAAGCAGCAGGTACTGGAGATTTAGTTGGAACAACAACGGCTGCTGCAGCTTCTATAGATGGTAATGCCGCTGTTTTAACAACACACACATATATTCAAAAAATATCTAAAGCACAAGGCGATAAGAAGGATGATGCTTACATTCCAAAGACTGTAGCTTCTTATGAAGTAACTAAAGGTGTATTCGATTCTGGAGATGCGGATGATGCGTATAGTGCAATTGAAGGCACAGATACTTTTTCAGTAGTTAATGGACAATTATTAGCTATAAATCACTCTGGTGATAATGTTAAAGTAACATCTATCAACTTAAAGAAAGATAAAGTTAAATTTGAATCTGCTAAGCCTACAAGCTTTACAAGTGAAAAAGTTGATGTTTATTTAGCTGAAAAAGATGATTCTGATGATGTTGATGTAAAAGACAGCGGAAATGCTTATGACATCGACGTTAATGGAAATGTATGGGTTGTTGCTAAAGGTAAAATTTATGAATTCAAAAATAATGAAATGACTAAAGTTTATTCTTGTGACTCTTCATTAGATTCTATAAGCGTTTATGATGCAGATAATTTAATCACTTGGGAAGATGATGGAGATATCTACTCAACTGTTAGTGAAAGTGGTTCAGATACTACACCAGTAGATCCAGCAAAAACTGGATGGGACAAGCTAGCAGATGGAACTTGGAACTTCTACGATTCAACTGGTACTAAAGTTGTTAACAAATGGGTTAACGATGGTGGTGTTTGGTATTACTTAAAGGCTGATGGTGTTATGGCTACTAGTTGGTTAAATGACAACGGTACTTGGTACTTCTTAAATGGATCAGGCGCTATGAAGACTGGATGGATAAATGATAATGGTACTTGGTACTTCTTAAATTCATCAGGGGCTATGGCTACTGGATGGGTAAATGACAGCGGTACTTGGTATTTCTTAAAATCATCAGGGGCTATGGCTACTGGCTGGGTAAATGATAATGGTACTTGGTACTTCTTAAATTCATCAGGGGCTATGCTTGCTAATACAACTGTTGATGGTTACAAATTAGGAGCTTCAGGAGCTTGGATCGGATAA
- a CDS encoding DUF1659 domain-containing protein: MAVTKSIQTTSLSIEVQKSVDKSGDPIYAKKTFSNVKTDAAPENIYDVAEAIKGVLDSKTRDCFINESSSLVTA; this comes from the coding sequence ATGGCTGTAACAAAATCAATTCAAACAACATCTTTAAGCATTGAGGTTCAAAAAAGCGTAGATAAATCTGGAGATCCAATCTATGCTAAAAAGACTTTTTCCAATGTGAAGACAGATGCAGCTCCTGAAAACATCTACGATGTTGCTGAAGCAATAAAAGGTGTTTTGGATTCTAAGACTAGAGATTGCTTTATTAATGAATCTTCTAGCCTTGTCACTGCTTAG
- a CDS encoding metal ABC transporter permease gives MKNFLTFLFAPGFFESIQVLHALILGSIVAAISGVIGVFVIIKGQTFAAHAIADFGGAGAAIIFLSGINSLWGFLGFGVLAACGVELLGNKAKEKDLATGVILSIALGVQALFLYFDTHFTQKASEPMLILFGSIFVISHSTIYIVAFLTVATIFVFSIFYRPILLCSIDTDLAKTMGINVRLIGIVFIILLALVVEEGSLIMGSLLSSALLIGPAAAAMRLTHKMNFAMLLSAVIGILSVCLGILLAYDSFYWPPNGRGWPVSFFISVLVLVFYILSRIKEQFSMLQKIKKGRMISNE, from the coding sequence ATGAAAAATTTTTTAACTTTTCTATTTGCACCAGGTTTTTTTGAAAGTATTCAAGTTTTACACGCTTTAATTCTTGGCAGCATTGTTGCTGCCATCTCTGGCGTTATTGGAGTATTTGTTATTATTAAAGGCCAAACTTTTGCAGCTCATGCAATTGCAGATTTTGGCGGTGCAGGTGCAGCTATTATATTTTTATCTGGAATTAATTCATTGTGGGGCTTTTTAGGCTTTGGAGTTTTAGCAGCTTGTGGTGTAGAGCTTTTAGGTAACAAAGCCAAAGAAAAAGACTTAGCTACAGGCGTAATACTCTCAATTGCTTTAGGAGTGCAGGCACTATTTTTATACTTTGATACTCACTTCACTCAAAAGGCAAGTGAACCTATGCTGATTTTATTTGGATCTATTTTCGTCATTAGCCATTCCACAATATATATAGTAGCATTTCTTACAGTAGCTACTATCTTTGTGTTTTCTATTTTCTATAGACCTATTTTACTATGCTCTATAGATACTGACCTTGCAAAAACTATGGGTATTAATGTTCGTTTAATAGGCATCGTATTTATAATTTTATTAGCTCTTGTAGTTGAAGAAGGCTCACTCATTATGGGTTCTCTCTTAAGCAGTGCCCTCTTAATTGGTCCTGCTGCTGCAGCCATGAGGCTTACACATAAAATGAATTTCGCCATGCTTTTATCAGCTGTTATTGGAATTTTAAGTGTATGCCTTGGAATTCTTCTAGCTTATGACAGCTTCTATTGGCCTCCTAATGGAAGAGGGTGGCCTGTAAGCTTTTTTATATCTGTTCTTGTGTTAGTCTTTTATATACTTTCCAGAATAAAGGAGCAATTCTCCATGCTTCAGAAAATCAAAAAAGGGAGGATGATATCCAATGAATAA
- a CDS encoding DUF2922 domain-containing protein, producing MEQALAMTFLTADGEKSTLSISGVRDNLAKDEINALMDTLIAKNIFKTNSGDFVKKSGAQITQRQVTKYDVA from the coding sequence ATGGAACAAGCTTTAGCTATGACTTTTTTAACTGCAGATGGTGAAAAAAGTACTTTAAGCATCTCTGGCGTTAGAGATAACCTTGCCAAAGATGAGATAAATGCACTTATGGACACTTTAATTGCCAAGAATATCTTTAAAACTAATTCTGGTGATTTCGTTAAAAAATCCGGTGCTCAAATAACTCAAAGACAAGTTACTAAATATGATGTAGCTTAG
- a CDS encoding nucleoside deaminase, with amino-acid sequence MNDFLELAKEEARIAMSKGEIPVGAVIVKDGVVIGKAHNLKETLKDSTAHAEILAIKEASKYIGDWRLGGTEMYVTLEPCPMCASAIVQSRISKIYIGTFNKDMGACGSVINLLDDMRLDNFVSTKWLYDSECSKMLTEFFDNRRKKDL; translated from the coding sequence ATGAATGACTTTTTGGAATTAGCTAAGGAAGAAGCAAGGATAGCGATGAGTAAGGGGGAGATTCCAGTAGGTGCAGTAATTGTAAAAGATGGAGTAGTTATTGGAAAAGCTCATAATTTAAAGGAAACTTTAAAAGACAGTACAGCTCATGCTGAAATTTTAGCAATTAAAGAAGCTTCAAAGTATATTGGAGACTGGAGGCTGGGTGGGACTGAAATGTATGTTACCTTAGAGCCATGTCCAATGTGTGCCAGCGCAATTGTTCAAAGCAGAATATCTAAAATTTATATAGGAACTTTTAATAAGGATATGGGAGCATGCGGATCTGTAATAAATCTCTTGGACGATATGAGGCTAGATAATTTTGTAAGTACTAAATGGCTGTATGATTCTGAATGCTCAAAAATGCTAACAGAATTTTTTGACAACAGGAGAAAAAAAGATTTATAA
- a CDS encoding metallophosphoesterase, with amino-acid sequence MGFYFIIGAVIALFGGINYYIGAWLWNTIFIEIPFVSENVYWIIFSLLVVGSLIGVIWNRYLPRYLRKSSYLASSYWFGSMVYLTIFITIFRIIGLLNKSIDMDFISSFNAGLLLLVIVLGLLAYGSINAKNLKVTSYDIEIPKEAGTLEELHVALLSDIHLSSLQDKGMKKLVDKINSIKPDIVLIAGDIIDANRDIDSKELELKEYNFKKIKSTYGIYASLGNHDYDDKGDSAYRIERFKQAGVNVLRDNTIKIADSFYIIGREDKFYERISRQKRKKVSVLMEDIDRKLPIIALDHQPVDLEEAEEAGVDLQLSGHTHKGQMFPFSLITNKVFKVDYGYLKMKELQVIVSSGARTWGPPIRIGSSSEVVDIIIHFTKKS; translated from the coding sequence ATGGGATTTTATTTTATTATAGGTGCAGTAATAGCCCTGTTTGGAGGTATAAACTATTATATTGGAGCCTGGCTTTGGAATACTATATTTATAGAAATACCTTTTGTAAGTGAAAATGTATATTGGATTATTTTCTCTTTGCTTGTAGTAGGGAGCTTAATAGGAGTAATATGGAACCGCTATTTGCCGCGTTATTTGCGGAAGAGCTCTTATCTAGCCTCTTCGTATTGGTTTGGGTCAATGGTCTATCTCACAATATTTATTACTATATTTAGGATAATTGGGCTACTTAATAAGAGTATAGATATGGATTTTATTAGTTCCTTCAATGCTGGTCTGCTGCTGCTTGTTATTGTTTTAGGTCTTCTTGCTTATGGAAGTATAAATGCAAAGAATTTAAAAGTAACTTCATATGATATAGAGATTCCTAAAGAAGCAGGCACTTTGGAAGAACTGCACGTAGCACTTTTATCAGATATTCATCTTAGCAGTCTGCAGGATAAGGGCATGAAAAAATTAGTAGATAAAATTAATTCAATAAAGCCTGATATTGTATTAATTGCAGGTGACATTATAGATGCTAACCGTGATATAGATTCCAAGGAGCTTGAACTTAAGGAATATAATTTTAAAAAGATAAAGAGTACATATGGAATCTATGCTTCTTTAGGAAATCATGATTACGATGATAAAGGTGATTCAGCATACCGCATAGAGAGATTTAAGCAGGCGGGAGTTAATGTGCTTAGGGATAACACTATTAAAATAGCTGATAGTTTTTACATTATAGGAAGAGAAGATAAATTTTATGAAAGAATCAGCAGGCAGAAACGTAAAAAGGTATCCGTGCTAATGGAGGATATAGATAGAAAGCTGCCTATTATTGCTTTGGATCATCAGCCTGTTGATTTAGAAGAAGCAGAAGAAGCTGGAGTAGATTTGCAGCTATCTGGACATACACATAAGGGACAGATGTTTCCTTTTAGCTTGATTACAAATAAAGTTTTTAAAGTTGATTATGGTTATTTAAAAATGAAGGAGCTTCAAGTTATAGTGTCCAGTGGTGCAAGGACATGGGGACCACCTATAAGAATTGGCAGCAGTTCAGAGGTAGTAGATATAATAATACATTTTACAAAGAAATCATAA
- a CDS encoding MerR family transcriptional regulator, with the protein MSYSIKEVSQKLNISAYALRYYEREGLLPFVKRDNNGRRIYTNDDLGWIQLVNCMRTMGMSIAYIKNYVKLCVKGDETKAERRNIIQDQKDLIQKEIKKYTELLELVNLKLDYYDEKISRDEFKEIMLKKDRHDLI; encoded by the coding sequence ATGAGCTATTCAATAAAAGAGGTATCACAAAAATTAAATATATCGGCATATGCATTAAGATATTATGAACGTGAAGGATTATTGCCCTTTGTTAAGCGCGATAATAACGGCAGAAGAATATATACAAATGATGATTTGGGATGGATTCAGCTTGTTAACTGCATGAGAACCATGGGAATGTCTATTGCATACATAAAAAATTACGTTAAACTTTGTGTTAAGGGAGATGAAACCAAGGCGGAAAGAAGAAATATTATTCAGGATCAAAAAGATTTGATACAAAAAGAAATAAAAAAATACACTGAACTTTTAGAACTTGTGAATTTAAAATTAGATTATTATGATGAAAAAATCTCTAGAGATGAATTTAAGGAAATTATGCTTAAGAAGGATAGGCATGATTTAATATAA
- a CDS encoding SDR family NAD(P)-dependent oxidoreductase, with protein MENTIQAPINSKYDFFSTAKDVISNINLHGKTAIVTGGYSGIGLETAKVLAEAGATVIVPARTIEKAEKAVNRIPNIELETLDLMNPASIDDFAKRFIASNRPLDILINSAGIMASPLMRDERGYEAQFATNHLGHFQLTARLWPALKKSGNARVVAVSSRAQRLGGVNFEDPNFEHIEYDKWKSYAQSKSANILFAVQLDRLGRDYGVRAFAVHPGLIPTTDLGRFNDTGKITKQEIKTDNKAADNDKKSSSNEQANEFKTIAQGAATSVWCATNDELNEMGGVYCEDCNIAEAVPADSVKANGVRPWAIDPDYAKKLWQLSEKLTGVKFTF; from the coding sequence ATGGAAAATACTATTCAAGCACCAATAAACTCAAAATATGACTTTTTCTCAACAGCTAAGGACGTTATAAGTAATATAAATTTACATGGAAAAACTGCAATTGTTACTGGAGGCTATTCAGGAATTGGCCTTGAAACAGCTAAAGTTTTAGCAGAAGCTGGAGCTACAGTTATAGTACCAGCTAGAACTATTGAAAAAGCAGAGAAGGCAGTAAATAGAATTCCAAATATAGAACTAGAAACTTTAGATCTTATGAATCCTGCTTCTATAGATGACTTTGCTAAAAGATTTATTGCATCTAACAGACCGCTTGATATCCTAATAAACAGTGCTGGAATTATGGCCTCACCGCTAATGAGAGATGAAAGAGGCTATGAAGCTCAATTTGCAACTAATCATTTAGGTCATTTTCAATTAACAGCAAGACTTTGGCCAGCACTTAAAAAATCTGGTAATGCAAGGGTTGTTGCAGTTTCTTCAAGAGCTCAACGTCTAGGCGGAGTTAATTTCGAAGATCCAAACTTTGAACACATAGAATATGATAAATGGAAAAGCTATGCTCAATCTAAATCAGCTAATATACTTTTTGCCGTTCAGCTTGACAGACTTGGAAGAGATTATGGTGTGAGAGCTTTTGCAGTTCACCCTGGCTTAATTCCTACTACAGACCTTGGCAGATTTAATGATACTGGAAAAATTACTAAGCAAGAAATTAAAACTGATAACAAAGCTGCAGACAATGACAAAAAATCTTCATCCAATGAGCAGGCAAACGAATTTAAAACAATTGCGCAGGGTGCAGCTACTTCTGTATGGTGTGCTACAAACGATGAGTTAAATGAAATGGGTGGCGTATATTGCGAAGACTGCAATATTGCAGAAGCTGTTCCAGCAGATAGCGTAAAAGCAAATGGGGTACGTCCTTGGGCTATTGACCCTGATTATGCAAAGAAGCTTTGGCAGCTAAGTGAAAAACTCACTGGCGTGAAATTTACATTTTAA
- a CDS encoding ATP-binding protein has product MKNSQNLESTRCILCDDTGWIYHKERHSYSKCNCSKAQFAIEQLAATGLGTRAIKKSFKDFEPWNSKVKNMKDIATNYFLAFDTIKDEAGNSLALLGDSGAGKTHLLVALINNFVSKKKKKVVYMSYIDAITELKQNVLNGDIYQRIIRKYKNAEILVIDDLFKNGYTESDLRITSEIINHRYINNLPIMLSSEYLLKDLINIDKAIGGRIKEMSQNYLYEITGVENNYRMKNSCTIDFQVKK; this is encoded by the coding sequence ATGAAGAACTCACAGAATTTGGAATCGACTAGATGCATATTATGTGATGATACAGGCTGGATATATCACAAGGAAAGACATTCATATTCTAAGTGCAATTGCAGCAAGGCACAGTTTGCAATAGAGCAGCTGGCAGCAACAGGACTTGGAACACGTGCTATTAAAAAATCTTTTAAGGATTTTGAACCATGGAATTCTAAGGTTAAAAATATGAAGGATATTGCGACTAATTACTTTTTAGCCTTTGATACCATTAAAGATGAGGCGGGTAATTCATTGGCTTTGCTTGGTGACAGTGGAGCTGGAAAGACGCATCTTTTAGTTGCACTAATCAATAATTTTGTAAGTAAGAAGAAGAAAAAGGTTGTGTACATGAGCTATATAGATGCAATCACAGAATTGAAGCAAAATGTCTTAAATGGTGATATATATCAGAGGATAATCAGAAAATATAAGAATGCTGAAATATTAGTCATAGATGATTTGTTCAAAAATGGGTATACAGAAAGTGATTTAAGGATTACCAGTGAAATCATAAATCATAGATATATAAATAACCTGCCTATAATGCTTAGCAGTGAATATTTACTGAAGGATTTAATTAATATTGATAAAGCAATTGGCGGGAGGATTAAAGAAATGTCACAAAATTATCTATATGAGATAACAGGGGTTGAAAATAACTATAGAATGAAAAATAGCTGCACTATAGATTTCCAAGTTAAGAAATAG
- a CDS encoding hemolysin family protein, whose amino-acid sequence MDPIYTWQLLSLVLLIAVSGFFSMSETALMSLSRMRLRHMVEEKVPKAELVEKLIEDPSKLLGAILIGNNVANIAASAVATVLATDLFGDTGVGIATGIITILVLIFAEITPKSIAKQRAETVSLLVATPIKFIVIIFKPLVYIFTSISSLFTRIFAGDVSEDKSSITEEELRTIVGVSEEEGVLENAEKEMIFNVIDFADLLVKDAMVQRVDIVSVDEEASYDEVMHIFKNEQFSRIPVYRETIDNIIGVLNVKDLAMVENIREDFNISKYIREPLYTFEFRRIVELFKEMKRTRNHMAVVLDEYGGTVGLITIEDLVEEIVGDIEDEYDEEKHPIDFIDDNEYVVDGSLRLHDISDLVGFNIDSDEFDSIGGIMIGELGRVPEKYEEVTVNGVKLIAEEIVKNRIKKVRMIINIEEKQAANDM is encoded by the coding sequence TTGGACCCCATTTATACGTGGCAGTTACTTAGCTTAGTTTTACTAATTGCAGTATCAGGTTTTTTCTCGATGTCAGAAACAGCATTAATGTCTTTAAGCAGAATGAGATTAAGGCATATGGTTGAGGAAAAAGTTCCTAAAGCTGAACTGGTTGAAAAACTTATTGAAGATCCAAGTAAACTTTTAGGAGCAATTTTAATAGGAAATAATGTGGCAAATATTGCAGCATCGGCAGTAGCTACCGTGCTTGCGACTGATTTGTTTGGCGACACAGGAGTTGGAATAGCAACTGGAATAATAACGATTCTAGTATTAATTTTTGCTGAAATAACACCAAAGTCTATTGCAAAACAGAGAGCCGAAACAGTTTCTTTATTGGTTGCTACACCCATAAAATTTATAGTAATAATATTTAAGCCTTTGGTTTATATATTTACTTCTATATCTTCACTTTTTACTAGAATTTTTGCAGGAGATGTTAGTGAGGACAAGTCTTCTATAACAGAAGAGGAGTTAAGGACTATAGTTGGAGTAAGTGAAGAAGAGGGTGTTTTGGAAAATGCTGAAAAAGAGATGATATTTAATGTAATTGACTTTGCAGATCTTCTTGTAAAAGATGCAATGGTTCAAAGGGTTGATATTGTTTCAGTGGATGAAGAAGCAAGCTATGATGAAGTCATGCATATATTCAAAAACGAACAATTTTCAAGAATTCCAGTCTATAGAGAGACCATAGATAATATTATAGGTGTATTGAATGTTAAAGATCTTGCTATGGTTGAAAATATAAGAGAAGATTTTAATATTTCAAAATATATAAGGGAACCATTATATACTTTTGAATTTAGAAGAATCGTGGAATTGTTTAAAGAAATGAAAAGAACAAGAAATCATATGGCTGTTGTATTAGATGAATATGGCGGAACTGTAGGATTGATTACAATAGAAGATTTAGTAGAAGAAATAGTTGGAGATATTGAAGACGAATATGATGAAGAAAAGCATCCTATTGATTTCATAGATGATAATGAATATGTTGTTGATGGAAGCCTCAGACTTCATGATATAAGTGATTTAGTAGGCTTTAATATAGATTCAGATGAATTCGATTCTATCGGCGGAATCATGATAGGTGAACTTGGAAGAGTTCCGGAAAAATATGAGGAAGTTACAGTAAATGGTGTAAAGCTAATTGCTGAAGAAATAGTGAAGAATAGAATCAAAAAAGTTAGAATGATTATTAATATTGAAGAAAAGCAGGCGGCTAATGATATGTGA
- a CDS encoding TetR/AcrR family transcriptional regulator, producing the protein MEKRTNNMQNILTKESIFTALMILMEKKDFKEISITEITKKAGVSRMAFYRNYDEKEDIIGTYLEELFKEYSKEILSCSISDDNNNIENLRLYFSYFRKHEKLISNLIKSNLINMLLEKCIDSLYTLSSETSCDKSYSPEKQSFWIEYMAGGLYNVLIKWAKGGMKESDEHMAEVISEFIHN; encoded by the coding sequence ATGGAAAAAAGAACTAATAACATGCAGAATATACTAACCAAAGAAAGTATTTTCACTGCTCTTATGATTTTAATGGAAAAGAAGGACTTTAAAGAAATTTCTATTACGGAAATAACTAAAAAAGCTGGAGTTTCAAGAATGGCCTTTTATAGAAATTATGATGAGAAAGAAGATATAATAGGAACTTATCTTGAAGAGCTTTTTAAAGAATATTCCAAGGAAATATTAAGCTGCAGCATCTCAGATGATAATAATAACATTGAAAATCTCCGCCTATACTTCTCTTATTTTAGAAAACATGAGAAGTTAATTTCGAATTTAATTAAATCAAATTTAATCAATATGCTTCTTGAAAAATGCATTGATTCTCTCTACACCCTATCTAGTGAGACTTCCTGCGACAAATCATATTCTCCAGAAAAACAATCCTTTTGGATTGAATATATGGCTGGTGGATTATATAATGTACTGATTAAATGGGCTAAAGGTGGCATGAAGGAAAGTGACGAACATATGGCTGAAGTCATCTCTGAATTTATACATAATTAG
- a CDS encoding iron chelate uptake ABC transporter family permease subunit, translated as MNNLGLFTDTFMIHAWISGTIIAILCALIGFFVVIRGDSFASHALPQAGFSGGAGAILFNINPMYGLSIFVLGGAIIIGLFSKKERNDIITALSLVVILGIGALFMGLSNKYAAGAYALLFGQIVGISYEQVLQTSILGLICLVIIVLLYRPLLLVSISKDVAESRGIPVILTEGIFMIVLGLISAATVPIVGALLCFSLLVVPTAASAYITSNPKLVIALSLIFSVSSVWISLTLAYYSGWPIGFFVSTIGGIIYFLSRITSKIKFGSN; from the coding sequence ATGAATAACCTTGGACTATTTACAGATACATTTATGATCCATGCTTGGATCAGCGGAACAATAATAGCTATACTCTGTGCACTTATTGGTTTTTTTGTGGTTATCAGGGGAGACTCTTTTGCTTCTCATGCATTACCTCAAGCTGGATTTTCTGGAGGCGCTGGTGCAATATTATTTAATATTAATCCTATGTATGGCTTATCTATATTTGTGCTTGGCGGTGCAATAATAATTGGACTTTTTAGTAAAAAAGAACGTAATGATATAATTACTGCCCTTAGCCTAGTTGTTATTCTTGGAATAGGAGCACTATTCATGGGCTTGAGTAATAAATATGCAGCTGGAGCATATGCTTTACTTTTCGGTCAAATCGTAGGAATCAGCTATGAACAAGTGCTCCAAACATCGATTTTGGGATTAATCTGCCTTGTAATCATAGTTCTTTTATATAGGCCGCTTCTACTCGTTTCTATTTCTAAAGATGTTGCTGAATCAAGAGGAATACCTGTTATATTAACAGAAGGGATTTTCATGATAGTGCTAGGATTAATTTCCGCAGCTACTGTACCAATAGTTGGTGCATTACTCTGCTTTAGTTTACTTGTAGTTCCTACTGCTGCAAGTGCTTATATAACAAGCAATCCCAAATTGGTCATAGCTTTATCTCTGATATTCTCTGTATCTTCAGTATGGATATCATTAACTTTAGCATATTACTCAGGATGGCCAATTGGATTTTTTGTTTCAACAATTGGAGGGATAATATATTTTCTTTCAAGAATAACCAGCAAAATAAAGTTTGGAAGTAACTAA